ACTGTTAGAGATGCATTGACAAATAAAAAATACATTGCTACTCAAATATATGGCAAGAGGAAATGGTTTAAGGATGAAAATGGTAATAAAACCAGTAAGGCAGTTCCACAATCTGAATGGATTGTCTACCCTAATGCTCATGAGACTGTTATTTCTGTATAAGATTTTAATAAGGTACAACAGAAATTAAAAGATAATAACATTGCTAAAGTAAATGTAAACAGTAGAAAAAGGACTTATGTCTTAACAAATATCTTAAAGTGTGGTATTTGTGGCAGGACTATGACATTTTATAAGGACAGCAAGAATGGCAGAACATACTTAAAGCCTTGTTCTAAGGTTGATTTCACAACAGGTAAAAGATGTCCTAATGGTGCAAGTTCTTTAGTTGTTATTGACCAATTTATAAATGATGTTATGTGGAAAGAGATTAAACCAGCTATGAATGTACTGAATGAACAAATAGCCAAAAACACTGAAATATTAGATACAACTAGTTCAAGAGTAAAAGAACTGACTAACCAAAAGAAAGATATAAACAAACAGCTCGATAAGTTATTAGACTTAATGCTTACAAGTAATGACCATAGATTTAAGGATAAATATTCTCAACTACAGTATAGATTACAGGAAGTTGAAAAGGAACTTACAGAATTACAATCTGGTGATTCAGATGGTAAAGACTGGGGTGATGTATTCTTGGAACTTAATAAAGAAATTCATATACTCCCCTACAAAGGGAAATCAAAAGACCCAAAAGTTATAAATACATTTATCAAAAAATATATTGACCCTATAGTATACAAGAAAAATGATTTAGAACCAGATAAACCATATTTAAAGGTACACTATACTGAAACAGTACAACAGGCTATGGAAGTTTATAAGCAATACAGAAAAGAAATGAATGAAAAACTTGAGGCAAGAAAACAAAAGGCTATATTGTAGATAGTGCTATATTGGCAGGTTGTAGCAATTTTTATTCAGAGGTATTGTCACCAATGACAAGTAGAATAACCTATGCTTAAAAAAACCGGTTTGTTTTCTTTTTTTGCTTTGTCAAAAGCTTCTTGAGACCAAGGAAACCAATTGACTGGGTTATTAGCATGTTGTAATAAGTATGGTGATTTTTCTTTTGCTAATCTGTTAGGTTGTATTTTATTTGTAGTAACCATGATATTCCTCCTATTGATTTAATACTAAGGAGTATTCCCTAATTCAAGGGATACAGACCTCTTTATTTTAAAGAAATTATTTTTGTATTAACTCAACTTATGCCTTTCGATGCGCTTCAGGGGCAATTAATCCTTAAAAATGTAAAAACTAAATCCCTGCCTACAACTTTGCAGATTAGACTTTCATACTATACATAAAACCACCTTCTAATTAAGGTGGTTTTATGTATGTTTTGTAGCTTTTATATTCTTAAAAATTGACTCAATAACTTTTAATTCATCATTGGGAATGGTCAACGTTACAG
The genomic region above belongs to Natranaerovirga hydrolytica and contains:
- a CDS encoding zinc ribbon domain-containing protein, translated to MLKCGICGRTMTFYKDSKNGRTYLKPCSKVDFTTGKRCPNGASSLVVIDQFINDVMWKEIKPAMNVLNEQIAKNTEILDTTSSRVKELTNQKKDINKQLDKLLDLMLTSNDHRFKDKYSQLQYRLQEVEKELTELQSGDSDGKDWGDVFLELNKEIHILPYKGKSKDPKVINTFIKKYIDPIVYKKNDLEPDKPYLKVHYTETVQQAMEVYKQYRKEMNEKLEARKQKAIL
- a CDS encoding DUF255 domain-containing protein, with amino-acid sequence MVTTNKIQPNRLAKEKSPYLLQHANNPVNWFPWSQEAFDKAKKENKPVFLSIGYSTCHW